In Mammaliicoccus sp. Marseille-Q6498, the genomic stretch ACTTTAAGAACACCCTTTTCAATAGCTTTAGCAACACTCAAAGCATCTGTACTTCCTTTAAAAGAATCCGGTGCAATTAATATATTCATGTCTATTCCCCTTTATAACTATGTTACTTAATACTTTATCATAGAAAATAATCATTTTTATAAAAAAAGAGTGAGACATTTTGTCTCACTCATCTCACATACTATTCTTGATGGGTATAACATAAATCCCAGCCTATACCATATTTATCTATTACTTTGGCATATGTCTGGCCCCAGAAGGCTTTCTCAAGTTCCATTTGAACTTCTCCATCTTCTTTAAATATGTCATACACTTCTTTAATTTGTTCTAATGTATCAAATTCTATAACAATATATATGTTATGGTTCTTATTTAATGAATCATCATCATTCGGTATATCTGAAAACATAAACAGATGATCATTAACTTCTAATTGTGCATGAATAATTCTATTAGAATCTTGTGCCACATCAACTCCTGCGTCACCATAAGTCTGTGATTCTCTTACACTTCCATCTAGCGCTTCACTATAAAATGCTAATGCTTCTTCGCAAGTTCCATTAAAGTAAAGATAAGGTGTAACATTCTTAATCACCATGCACCACTCACTCCCCATATTTGATTGGCTAGTCAAACTTAAGTATATAAATGAGTGTAATATTTGTCAAATTCTAACCGTTTACATTATAGTGTTTTCACGACATAGCATGATGTTTATCCTGCTTAAATTTCTGATTTAAAGCTTCATTTCTCTCTCTTTCAAATTCTTCAATAAATAAATTAAGTTCTCTTGCTCTTTCAGGCACGAAATCATTAAGTGTAATACTAAGCGTACGATAAAGTGCCTGTTTATCACATAGTTGCTCTGCAAAACTCCAAATTACTCTAAAAATATCCATTGTTAAATTTGTACCATCTCTTAAAGTATATTCCTTACTTACCCCACTTTCATTACTGTATGCCATAGTAAATGAAATGTTCTTAACTAATAAATCTCTCGATCTTAATTGCATAGACAAATCTTCAACCATTTGTAGCAATATATTTTTCGTTTCCTGATAGCAATAGTCTTTCATCAAAGTTATATTCTTTGTTATTTGTGGATTCAATATTGGATGTTTTTCTCGAAACTCACTTATATCTATACCATTTGCATTTAAATGCAAATCTCTCCCTATCATGCCATAATCTCTAATTAATTGTTCTTTAGGATAATTCGCTAAATCTCCAACTGTAAAAATCCCTTTATCATTTAAATGCTTCTCCACCCTATCATTAATTCCCCAAAATTTATTCAATGGAAAAATTGACCATACTTTCTTTTGTACGTCTGAATATCTCCATTCTGCAATATATCCATTATGTTCAGTTGCTTCATTATCTTTAGCAACTTTACTTAAAAACATGTTCGAGCCTATCCCAATAGCACATTGAACATGAGTTTCTTCCAATATTTCATTCAATATGAGTTCAGCAAATTCTTTAGGTGTGTTACTAAATCTTTTATAGTGATTTGTTATATCTATAAAAACTTCTTCAATGTTATGTTGATGAATTTGTTCAGCTGACACATATCTTAATATGATATTCGTTATAGCAACTGAATAATTTACATAGCTCTTCATGTTAGGATTAATAATATAAATATCATTTCTTCGTGGTATCTCAAATAATCTAGATCCCGTTTTCACACCAATTTCCTTTAAAGATTCAGTAGCTGCTAATACGATGGATCCTTGTCTTTTCGTATCTGAAATAACTGCTAATTTAGTTGTTTCTGGGTCAAGCCCTTTATTTAAGCAAGATACAGTTGCAAAAAAGTTTCTCATATCAACGCATAAGATATCCCGGTCTTCATATAAATGATAATCATACATAACTTCACCTTCCCGCATCTTTAGTTTATGTATTATCATTATATACGAACACATGTTCTGTTTCAAGAATTATATTTCTTTTTTTATAGCAGAACATATAAATAAGGAGCTAAGACGTTTATGTCTCAGCTCCTTATATTTATAACTTCTTTATTATTTATAAAGTCCTAACGCTTTTGATGTAGATGTATTAATCTCATCAAATAATTCCGGATTTTCAGATAATTGTAA encodes the following:
- a CDS encoding VOC family protein → MVIKNVTPYLYFNGTCEEALAFYSEALDGSVRESQTYGDAGVDVAQDSNRIIHAQLEVNDHLFMFSDIPNDDDSLNKNHNIYIVIEFDTLEQIKEVYDIFKEDGEVQMELEKAFWGQTYAKVIDKYGIGWDLCYTHQE
- a CDS encoding DNA repair protein → MYDYHLYEDRDILCVDMRNFFATVSCLNKGLDPETTKLAVISDTKRQGSIVLAATESLKEIGVKTGSRLFEIPRRNDIYIINPNMKSYVNYSVAITNIILRYVSAEQIHQHNIEEVFIDITNHYKRFSNTPKEFAELILNEILEETHVQCAIGIGSNMFLSKVAKDNEATEHNGYIAEWRYSDVQKKVWSIFPLNKFWGINDRVEKHLNDKGIFTVGDLANYPKEQLIRDYGMIGRDLHLNANGIDISEFREKHPILNPQITKNITLMKDYCYQETKNILLQMVEDLSMQLRSRDLLVKNISFTMAYSNESGVSKEYTLRDGTNLTMDIFRVIWSFAEQLCDKQALYRTLSITLNDFVPERARELNLFIEEFERERNEALNQKFKQDKHHAMS